The genomic window agaaataccttatttttgtaattagtaATCATATAATTAATGGGCGACTGTAGGTATGCCTGTAAGACTCTTAGATATTACTCTTATGAGATTTAAGGTGTGCGGGGATATTTGGAACTCGCtatactgccctgcgattctgtaactcacacagcggttttcacatcggcggtcgctcttaAATCATTCGTGAAGcaatcattttatgatttggcattctgaaaaggtgggagcttgtagtttattgtttatcagaatgccaaatcataaaatgactgcttcacgaatgatttgagagcgaccgccgatgcgaagaccgctgtgtgagttcgaaaagtgagttacagaatcgcagggctgagaACACTAAAACCCGCCTAGGGCGATTGTTGGTGGTGCCCAAGGCACCTGGGCCGGCCCTAGGCAGGATACGGTTTCAGTGGACCCCTTATACGCCTTCCGTCTCGCGATGCGACGGTTACGGTCATTTAGTTTGGAGTGGCACTAACACAACAAGTATCCAACTCTGATCATGCCATTCGCTTTCGTAAAAAGAGCTGGGAGAGATCGGGTACAGTACTTACGATGGAACACCATGCATTCTATTATAGGTACATAACTTCGATATGCTTACAATAAATTTGGAGATGGAACAAtgctgttttttaatattaaatatattataattaaatatacttatacttgaaagtatttatttaagtgaCATTGTGGCACAGAATTGTCTTCTCactatgataatatttttatgatatacgCTTAAAAGAATTAAGCTGGATTAAATAATGATTACATCATTCTGGTATATCATAGTaaacattgactaaataactCGCTACGTCAACAAAATTCAATGCAAACTGCATTTAGACCTACGCAAAGTCGAGGCTCTGTAATCATAAATTCATTGCCACGCATAGGAAGCGCACACGGACCAAAACTAAGGAGCGAAACTGCTCATATGGTAAGCCAGCCGCCATTCAACCGAACAACCGTTCAGTGTTCAACAGACATCATACTGCGTGGACAAAGATATGCCAGAGTCTTAAAATTAGTTCTGTGCTCAGCTTTCTATTCATACCATTCCTTAAAAGGCGAGAGAATGTCGAAGCCATCTGTTACAAACTTTAGTAAGAGAACAGGGAGCCCCTTTCAGAAGATAGATCAAGAAAAAGACGAACAGAAGATAGTTCACGAAGAAGTCCtacacaaaacaaattatgaaaagcaaaaggaaaaaagtgaagagttagTTCAAAAAGTTAGTAAGAAAGCAGCTGAATACCATTCGAATAAACCTAGTTCTGGTGTGTTCACTGAAGTAGTGACTCATGGTGCTTTTACAACTAAGAAGGTCGAGACAGAAAAACCTAAGGAAAATCAACCactttcaaaaaataataatgggaACTCAAAACCGCTCCTAGGATTCCCTTCATCAGCCAACGACTTAGCACTGGACGCAAAAACAGATCTAGAATCTGATCCGAATATATCCAAAGAAATCAGAGAAAAAGTAATTGACAAATTGTTTACTTTAGTATCAATGGTGCAACACACCTACGAGTCAAAAGTGAGGATCATGACTGAATTTGAAAGATTCAAGGACACCCATCTCAAAAACGACGTGAGAAGAGAAAAAGAACATTCAGAGCAActttataaacttaatataaattttcaaagtGAAGTTATTCAAGCGATACAACAACTGCGAAGTGAGTTAGATTTATCGCGGAATTTGTCGAGTAATTTAGACGATTCGAATTTACTATGTTTAAAAGATAGTGATGTAAAATTTTCATCTTTGAGGGATTGCCAGTCTGATAACAGTGATTCGCAAATCGACTACAATGTAAGCTGATTTTGTTATTTAGAATAAATGAATTGTaagcttcttttgttttattttatcttattacatatatatttgcaTAGTAATTTGCTTGTCAAGGTGATAATGCAAAATGTAGGCGTTTGTGGGAGAATACGTCATCTTTGATGCAACTTTACTCTTACAAAAtactgttataaaaatataaaagattttacaataatataagtacttataatactttttcaatTTCTTAAGTATTAACAGAAATAAGTTGGTATTATTACGTTCGGTGCAACTTCCATATCAAAATGGGTACtattttaagtgtttaatCTGTTCATCAGtagttaaaaatgtattcattTGTTATTACTACTATAGTAAgctaattttaatgaaaagtaCGAATTCGTTGTAATCAAAAGTTTAAACAAGGAAAACCCGAATGAGCGTCTGTTATTGAATCCAGTTCTTACTCACAAGCGGTTTATGTGTCTCGTATAGGTCACGTAGCTGTTTGGTTGTGCTTTAATCTTATCAGAGTTCAAatgatatacaatttaaacaaataaatcttatattcCTAAAGAAATGAAGTGACTGTGATAGTTTTTAGTAAGTAAATTGTgttcgttatttaaaaaaataattatggatTATTGAGTgctattataatgttattttgcaGAAATGGCACTACTGTATTGCTGGATAGTCGTCTGTATAATTGGTTTAGTTGAAACTAATCCAATTTGCACCGATATTAGTTTTGAACAAGTGTCATGTGTTCCTGGAAATTATAGTCAAGTTGTGCTAAGAAAAGGCATTGTATCGgagaataatttaacaaaattaataagtcTAAGCAGTTGTAGGATAAGCGATGTTGATTTTGAGTCATTCGATGGCGTCCCTGCGCTATTAGAACTAGATCTGtctcaaaatattattacctatCTACAGCTTGGTGTCCTGGATGAGTTCAAACAGCTCACGCATTTAAATCTCTCGCATAATTACATAAGAAATTTCCCCCTAGGATTATTCGACCAGAAACCAAACCTGATAAGTCTAGACTTAGgttctaataaattaaaaactttggaACTCGGAATATTTGATCCATTAACGAAATTAGAGTATTTAGATATTTCTTGGAATTCTTTAATAGGGTCAGATATAAGCCCAtacatatttgatttaaacAGACGAATCAAAACATTGAAATTATCAGGAAACAATATGAATGAAGCCAAAGATATCTTTTTGCACTCTTTGACAATGTTACAAGTGCTTGCATTAGAAGATTGTAAACTTGATGTGTTTCCACCTTTTGCATTGAAGGGAAGTATGAAAAAGTTGCTGAGATTggatttaagtttaaataaaattcgagAGATAAGTAACgatttatcttttaataatcTTACAAGTTTAATTTCTCTACATTTGACGTCGAATGATATTGTTGATATTGGAGAAAACGTCTTTAAGCCTTTGAAAAA from Pieris napi chromosome 3, ilPieNapi1.2, whole genome shotgun sequence includes these protein-coding regions:
- the LOC125063517 gene encoding insulin-like growth factor-binding protein complex acid labile subunit, translated to MALLYCWIVVCIIGLVETNPICTDISFEQVSCVPGNYSQVVLRKGIVSENNLTKLISLSSCRISDVDFESFDGVPALLELDLSQNIITYLQLGVLDEFKQLTHLNLSHNYIRNFPLGLFDQKPNLISLDLGSNKLKTLELGIFDPLTKLEYLDISWNSLIGSDISPYIFDLNRRIKTLKLSGNNMNEAKDIFLHSLTMLQVLALEDCKLDVFPPFALKGSMKKLLRLDLSLNKIREISNDLSFNNLTSLISLHLTSNDIVDIGENVFKPLKKIKVLVFRNNRIKDIPDTLFQNIPVTFVDLANNKIEYLPVNAFRGTKLRNFNIASNRITYLQDNFCLELRNSGAALTKFYFNDNPWQCACLRDILNEVKKFGVTYNDKKYDGKHPVCVVPDDFVCHRHLQYNEKVYEVFDSR
- the LOC125063518 gene encoding uncharacterized protein LOC125063518, with product MQTAFRPTQSRGSVIINSLPRIGSAHGPKLRSETAHMVSQPPFNRTTVQCSTDIILRGQRYARVLKLVLCSAFYSYHSLKGERMSKPSVTNFSKRTGSPFQKIDQEKDEQKIVHEEVLHKTNYEKQKEKSEELVQKVSKKAAEYHSNKPSSGVFTEVVTHGAFTTKKVETEKPKENQPLSKNNNGNSKPLLGFPSSANDLALDAKTDLESDPNISKEIREKVIDKLFTLVSMVQHTYESKVRIMTEFERFKDTHLKNDVRREKEHSEQLYKLNINFQSEVIQAIQQLRSELDLSRNLSSNLDDSNLLCLKDSDVKFSSLRDCQSDNSDSQIDYNVS